A stretch of Equus caballus isolate H_3958 breed thoroughbred chromosome 11, TB-T2T, whole genome shotgun sequence DNA encodes these proteins:
- the FLII gene encoding protein flightless-1 homolog isoform X2 has protein sequence MEATGVLPFVRGVDLSGNDFKGGYFPENVKAMTSLRWLKLNRTGLCYLPEELAALQKLEHLSVSHNNLTTLHGELSSLPSLRAIVARANSLKNSGVPDDIFKLDDLSVLDLSHNQLTECPRELENAKNMLVLNLSHNSIDTIPNQLFINLTDLLYLDLSENRLESLPPQMRRLVHLQTLVLNGNPLLHAQLRQLPALTALQTLHLRNTQRTPGNLPTSLEGLSNLTDVDLSCNDLPRVPECLYTLPSLRRLNLSSNQITELSLCIDQWLHVETLNLSRNQLTSLPSAICKLTKLKKLYLNSNKLDFDGLPSGIGKLASLEEFMAANNNLELIPESLCRCTKLRKLVLNKNRLVTLPEAIHFLTEIEVLDVRENPSLVMPPKPADRAAEWYNIDFSLQNQLRLAGASPATVAAAAAGSGPKDPLARKMRLRRRKDSAQDDQAKQVLKGMSDVAQEKNKKQEENTDARAPGGKVRRWDQGLEKPRLDYSEFFTEDVGQLPGLTIWQIENFVPVLVEEAFHGKFYEADCYIVLKTFLDDSGSLNWEIYYWIGGEATLDKKACSAIHAVNLRNYLGAECRTVREEMGDESEEFLQVFDNDISYIEGGTASGFYTVEDTHYVTRMYRVYGKKNVKLEPVPLKGASLDPRFVFLLDQGLDIYVWRGAQATLSSTTKARLFAEKINKNERKGKAEITLMVQGQEPPEFWEALGGEPSEIKKHVPDDFWPPQPKLYKVGLGLGYLELPQINYKLSVEHKTRPKVELMPRMRLLQSLLDTRCVYILDCWSDVFIWLGRKSPRLVRAAALKLGQELCGMLHRPRHAVVSRSLEGTEAQVFKAKFKNWDDVLTVDYTRNAEAVLQGPGLAGKVKRDAEKKDQMKADLTALFLPRQPPMALAEAEQLMEEWNEDLDGMEGFVLEGKKFARLPEEEFGHFHTQDCYVFLCRYWVPVEYEEEEEKKEEKAAGAEGREDEEAAAEAEEKQPEEDFQCVVYFWQGREASNMGWLTFTFSLQKKFESLFPGKLEVVRMTQQQENPKFLSHFKRKFIIHRGKRKAAQGALQPSLYQIRTNGSALCTRCIQINTDSSLLNSEFCFILKVPFESEDNQGIVYAWVGRASDPDEAKLAEDILNTMFDASYSKQVINEGEEPENFFWVGIGAQKPYDDDAEYMKHTRLFRCSNEKGYFAVTEKCSDFCQDDLADDDIMLLDNGQEVYMWVGTQTSQVEIKLSLKACQVYIQHMRSKEHERPRRLRLVRKGNEQHAFTRCFHAWGAFRQAPA, from the exons ATGGAGGCTACCGGGGTGCTGCCGTTCGTGCGCGGCGTGGACCTCAGCGGCAACGACTTCAAG GGTGGCTACTTCCCTGAGAATGTCAAGGCCATGACCAGTCTGCGATGGCTGAAGCTGAACCGCACCGGCCTCTGCTACCTGCCCGAGGAGTTGGCTGCCCTTCAGAAGCTG GAGCACTTGTCTGTGAGCCACAACAACCTGACCACACTTCACGGGGAGCTGTCCAGCCTGCCGTCACTGCGG GCCATCGTGGCTCGAGCCAACAGCCTGAAGAATTCCGGAGTGCCTGATGACATCTTCAAGCTGGATGACCTCTCAGTCCTG GACTTGAGCCACAACCAGCTGACAGAGTGCCCGAGGGAGCTGGAGAACGCCAAGAACATGCTGGTGCTAAATCTCAGCCATAACAG CATCGACACCATCCCCAACCAGCTCTTCATCAACCTCACCGACCTGCTGTACCTGGACCTCAGCGAGAACCGCCTGGAGAGCCTGCCCCCCCAGATGCGCCGTCTGGTGCACCTGCAGACGCTCGTGCTCAATGGGAACCCGCTGCTGCACGCACAGCTCCG GCAGCTCCCGGCTCTGACGGCCCTGCAGACCCTGCACCTGCGGAACACGCAGCGCACCCCGGGCAACCTCCCCACCAGCCTGGAGGGCCTGAGCAACCTCACAG ATGTGGACCTGTCCTGCAATGACCTGCCTCGGGTGCCCGAGTGCCTGTACACCCTCCCCAGCCTGCGCCGCCTCAACCTCAGCAGCAACCAGATCACGGAGCTGTCCCTGTGCATCGACCAGTGGCTGCACGTGGAGACCCTGAACCTGTCCCGCAACCAGCTCACCTCACTGCCC TCAGCCATTTGCAAGCTGACCAAGCTGAAGAAGCTGTACCTGAACTCCAACAAGCTGGACTTTGACGGGCTGCCCTCGGGCATCGGCAAGCTGGCCAGCCTGGAGGAGTTCATGGCTGCCAACAACAACCTGGAACTGATCCCTGAAAGCCTGTGCAG GTGCACGAAGCTGAGGAAGCTCGTCCTGAACAAGAACCGCCTGGTGACCCTCCCAGAGGCCATCCACTTCCTGACTGAGATCGAG GTTCTGGACGTGCGCGAGAACCCCAGCCTGGTCATGCCTCCCAAGCCCGCTGACCGTGCCGCCGAGTGGTACAACATCGACTTCTCGCTGCAGAACCAGCTACGGCTGGCGGGTGCCTCCCCTGCCACAGTGGCAGCGGCAGCAGCTG GGAGTGGGCCCAAGGACCCCCTGGCTCGAAAGATGCGGCTACGGAGGCGCAAGGATTCAGCCCAGGATGACCAGGCCAAGCAGGTGTTGAAGGGCATGTCAGATGTGGcccaggaaaagaacaaaaagcagGAG GAGAACACTGATGCCCGAGCCCCCGGGGGCAAGGTGCGGCGCTGGGACCAGGGCCTGGAGAAGCCTCGCCTCGACTACTCCGAGTTCTTCACGGAGGACGTGGGCCAGCTGCCTGGCCTGACCATCTGGCAGATTGAGAACTTTGTGCCTGTGCTGGTGGAGGAAGCCTTCCACGGCAAGTTCTACGAGGCCGACTGCTACATCGTGCTCAAG ACCTTTCTAGATGACAGCGGCTCTCTGAACTGGGAGATCTACTACTGGATTGGCGGGGAGGCCACACTCGACAAGAAGGCTTGCTCTGCCATCCACGCCGTGAACCTGCGCAACTACCTGGGTGCCGAGTGCCGCACCGTGCGGGAGGAGATGGGCGATGAGAGCGAGGAGTTCCTGCAG GTGTTCGACAACGACATCTCCTACATCGAGGGCGGAACAGCCAGTGGCTTTTACACTGTGGAGGACACACACTATGTCACCAG GATGTACCGTGTGTATGGGAAAAAGAACGTCAAGCTGGAGCCCGTGCCACTCAAGGGGGCCTCCCTGGACCCGAG GTTTGTTTTCCTGCTGGACCAAGGGCTGGACATCTACGTGTGGCGGGGGGCCCAGGCCACGCTGAGTAGCACTACCAAGGCGAG GCTCTTTGCAGAGAAGATTAACAAGAATGAGCGGAAAGGGAAGGCAGAGATCACACTGATGGTGCAGGGCCAGGAGCCCCCAGAGTTCTGGGAGGCACTGGGCGGAGAGCCCTCTGAGATCAAGAAGCACGTGCCTGATGACTTCTGGCCGCCCCAGCCCAAGCTCTATAAG GTGGGCCTGGGCTTGGGCTACCTGGAGCTGCCGCAGATCAACTACAAGCTGTCTGTGGAACATAAGACGCGGCCCAAGGTGGAACTGATGCCCAGGATGCGGCTG CTGCAGAGCCTGCTGGACACGCGCTGCGTGTACATCCTGGACTGTTGGTCCGACGTGTTCATCTGGCTCGGCCGCAAGTCCCCGCGCCTGGTGCGTGCTGCCGCTCTCAAGCTGGGCCAGGAGCTGTGCGGGATGCTGCACCGGCCGCGCCACGCCGTGGTCAGCCGCAGCCTCGAGGGCACCGAGGCGCAG GTGTTCAAGGCCAAGTTCAAGAACTGGGATGACGTGTTGACGGTGGACTACACGCGCAACGCGGAGGCCGTGCTGCAGGGCCCGGGACTCGCCGGGAAGGTGAAGCGCGACGCCGAAAAGAAAGACCAGATGAAGGCCGACCTCACGGCGCTCTTCCTGCCGCGGCAGCCGCCCATGGCGCTGGCCGAG GCCGAGCAGCTGATGGAGGAGTGGAACGAGGACCTGGACGGCATGGAGGGCTTCGTGCTCGAGGGCAAGAAGTTCGCGCGGCTGCCCGAGGAGGAGTTCGGCCACTTCCACACGCAGGACTGCTACGTCTTCCTGTGCAG GTATTGGGTCCCCGTGGAgtacgaggaggaggaggagaagaaggaagagaaggcgGCTGGGGCCGAGGGCAGAGAAGACGAGGAGGCGGCGGCCGAGGCGGAGGAGAAGCAGCCGGAGGAGGACTTCCAGTGCGTCGTGTACTTCTGGCAGGGCCGCGAAGCCTCCAACATGGGCTGGCTCACCTTCACCTTCAGCCTGCAGAAGAAGTTCGAGAGCCTCTTCCCGGGCAAGCTGGAG GTGGTACGCATGACCCAGCAGCAGGAGAACCCCAAGTTCCTGTCCCATTTCAAGAGGAAGTTCATCATCCACCGGGGCAAGAGGAAGGCAGCCCAGGGTGCCCTGCAACCCAGCCTCTACCAGATTCGCACCAACGGCAGTGCCCTCTGCACCCG GTGCATTCAGATCAACACTGACTCCAGCCTTCTCAACTCCGAGTTCTGCTTCATCCTCAAG GTTCCCTTTGAAAGCGAGGACAACCAGGGCATCGTGTACGCGTGGGTGGGCCGGGCCTCGGATCCCGACGAGGCCAAGCTGGCCGAGGATATCCTGAACACCATGTTTGATGCCTCCTACAGCAAGCAG GTCATCAACGAAGGAGAGGAGCCTGAGAACTTTTTCTGGGTGGGCATCGGGGCACAGAAGCCTTATGACGATGACGCAGAATACATGAAGCACACCCGGCTCTTCCG GTGCTCCAACGAGAAGGGCTACTTTGCAGTGACTGAGAAATGCTCTGACTTTTGCCAAGATGACCTGGCAGACGATGACATCATGTTGTTAGACAATGGCCAAGAG GTCTACATGTGGGTGGGGACCCAGACAAGCCAAGTGGAGATCAaactgagtctgaaggcctgccAG GTGTACATCCAGCACATGCGCTCCAAAGAGCACGAGCGTCCCCGCCGCCTGCGCCTGGTCCGCAAGGGCAACGAGCAGCACGCCTTCACCCGCTGCTTCCATGCCTGGGGCGCCTTCCGCCAGGCCCCGGCCTAG
- the FLII gene encoding protein flightless-1 homolog isoform X1 produces MEATGVLPFVRGVDLSGNDFKGGYFPENVKAMTSLRWLKLNRTGLCYLPEELAALQKLEHLSVSHNNLTTLHGELSSLPSLRAIVARANSLKNSGVPDDIFKLDDLSVLDLSHNQLTECPRELENAKNMLVLNLSHNSIDTIPNQLFINLTDLLYLDLSENRLESLPPQMRRLVHLQTLVLNGNPLLHAQLRQLPALTALQTLHLRNTQRTPGNLPTSLEGLSNLTDVDLSCNDLPRVPECLYTLPSLRRLNLSSNQITELSLCIDQWLHVETLNLSRNQLTSLPSAICKLTKLKKLYLNSNKLDFDGLPSGIGKLASLEEFMAANNNLELIPESLCRCTKLRKLVLNKNRLVTLPEAIHFLTEIEVLDVRENPSLVMPPKPADRAAEWYNIDFSLQNQLRLAGASPATVAAAAAAGSGPKDPLARKMRLRRRKDSAQDDQAKQVLKGMSDVAQEKNKKQEENTDARAPGGKVRRWDQGLEKPRLDYSEFFTEDVGQLPGLTIWQIENFVPVLVEEAFHGKFYEADCYIVLKTFLDDSGSLNWEIYYWIGGEATLDKKACSAIHAVNLRNYLGAECRTVREEMGDESEEFLQVFDNDISYIEGGTASGFYTVEDTHYVTRMYRVYGKKNVKLEPVPLKGASLDPRFVFLLDQGLDIYVWRGAQATLSSTTKARLFAEKINKNERKGKAEITLMVQGQEPPEFWEALGGEPSEIKKHVPDDFWPPQPKLYKVGLGLGYLELPQINYKLSVEHKTRPKVELMPRMRLLQSLLDTRCVYILDCWSDVFIWLGRKSPRLVRAAALKLGQELCGMLHRPRHAVVSRSLEGTEAQVFKAKFKNWDDVLTVDYTRNAEAVLQGPGLAGKVKRDAEKKDQMKADLTALFLPRQPPMALAEAEQLMEEWNEDLDGMEGFVLEGKKFARLPEEEFGHFHTQDCYVFLCRYWVPVEYEEEEEKKEEKAAGAEGREDEEAAAEAEEKQPEEDFQCVVYFWQGREASNMGWLTFTFSLQKKFESLFPGKLEVVRMTQQQENPKFLSHFKRKFIIHRGKRKAAQGALQPSLYQIRTNGSALCTRCIQINTDSSLLNSEFCFILKVPFESEDNQGIVYAWVGRASDPDEAKLAEDILNTMFDASYSKQVINEGEEPENFFWVGIGAQKPYDDDAEYMKHTRLFRCSNEKGYFAVTEKCSDFCQDDLADDDIMLLDNGQEVYMWVGTQTSQVEIKLSLKACQVYIQHMRSKEHERPRRLRLVRKGNEQHAFTRCFHAWGAFRQAPA; encoded by the exons ATGGAGGCTACCGGGGTGCTGCCGTTCGTGCGCGGCGTGGACCTCAGCGGCAACGACTTCAAG GGTGGCTACTTCCCTGAGAATGTCAAGGCCATGACCAGTCTGCGATGGCTGAAGCTGAACCGCACCGGCCTCTGCTACCTGCCCGAGGAGTTGGCTGCCCTTCAGAAGCTG GAGCACTTGTCTGTGAGCCACAACAACCTGACCACACTTCACGGGGAGCTGTCCAGCCTGCCGTCACTGCGG GCCATCGTGGCTCGAGCCAACAGCCTGAAGAATTCCGGAGTGCCTGATGACATCTTCAAGCTGGATGACCTCTCAGTCCTG GACTTGAGCCACAACCAGCTGACAGAGTGCCCGAGGGAGCTGGAGAACGCCAAGAACATGCTGGTGCTAAATCTCAGCCATAACAG CATCGACACCATCCCCAACCAGCTCTTCATCAACCTCACCGACCTGCTGTACCTGGACCTCAGCGAGAACCGCCTGGAGAGCCTGCCCCCCCAGATGCGCCGTCTGGTGCACCTGCAGACGCTCGTGCTCAATGGGAACCCGCTGCTGCACGCACAGCTCCG GCAGCTCCCGGCTCTGACGGCCCTGCAGACCCTGCACCTGCGGAACACGCAGCGCACCCCGGGCAACCTCCCCACCAGCCTGGAGGGCCTGAGCAACCTCACAG ATGTGGACCTGTCCTGCAATGACCTGCCTCGGGTGCCCGAGTGCCTGTACACCCTCCCCAGCCTGCGCCGCCTCAACCTCAGCAGCAACCAGATCACGGAGCTGTCCCTGTGCATCGACCAGTGGCTGCACGTGGAGACCCTGAACCTGTCCCGCAACCAGCTCACCTCACTGCCC TCAGCCATTTGCAAGCTGACCAAGCTGAAGAAGCTGTACCTGAACTCCAACAAGCTGGACTTTGACGGGCTGCCCTCGGGCATCGGCAAGCTGGCCAGCCTGGAGGAGTTCATGGCTGCCAACAACAACCTGGAACTGATCCCTGAAAGCCTGTGCAG GTGCACGAAGCTGAGGAAGCTCGTCCTGAACAAGAACCGCCTGGTGACCCTCCCAGAGGCCATCCACTTCCTGACTGAGATCGAG GTTCTGGACGTGCGCGAGAACCCCAGCCTGGTCATGCCTCCCAAGCCCGCTGACCGTGCCGCCGAGTGGTACAACATCGACTTCTCGCTGCAGAACCAGCTACGGCTGGCGGGTGCCTCCCCTGCCACAGTGGCAGCGGCAGCAGCTG CAGGGAGTGGGCCCAAGGACCCCCTGGCTCGAAAGATGCGGCTACGGAGGCGCAAGGATTCAGCCCAGGATGACCAGGCCAAGCAGGTGTTGAAGGGCATGTCAGATGTGGcccaggaaaagaacaaaaagcagGAG GAGAACACTGATGCCCGAGCCCCCGGGGGCAAGGTGCGGCGCTGGGACCAGGGCCTGGAGAAGCCTCGCCTCGACTACTCCGAGTTCTTCACGGAGGACGTGGGCCAGCTGCCTGGCCTGACCATCTGGCAGATTGAGAACTTTGTGCCTGTGCTGGTGGAGGAAGCCTTCCACGGCAAGTTCTACGAGGCCGACTGCTACATCGTGCTCAAG ACCTTTCTAGATGACAGCGGCTCTCTGAACTGGGAGATCTACTACTGGATTGGCGGGGAGGCCACACTCGACAAGAAGGCTTGCTCTGCCATCCACGCCGTGAACCTGCGCAACTACCTGGGTGCCGAGTGCCGCACCGTGCGGGAGGAGATGGGCGATGAGAGCGAGGAGTTCCTGCAG GTGTTCGACAACGACATCTCCTACATCGAGGGCGGAACAGCCAGTGGCTTTTACACTGTGGAGGACACACACTATGTCACCAG GATGTACCGTGTGTATGGGAAAAAGAACGTCAAGCTGGAGCCCGTGCCACTCAAGGGGGCCTCCCTGGACCCGAG GTTTGTTTTCCTGCTGGACCAAGGGCTGGACATCTACGTGTGGCGGGGGGCCCAGGCCACGCTGAGTAGCACTACCAAGGCGAG GCTCTTTGCAGAGAAGATTAACAAGAATGAGCGGAAAGGGAAGGCAGAGATCACACTGATGGTGCAGGGCCAGGAGCCCCCAGAGTTCTGGGAGGCACTGGGCGGAGAGCCCTCTGAGATCAAGAAGCACGTGCCTGATGACTTCTGGCCGCCCCAGCCCAAGCTCTATAAG GTGGGCCTGGGCTTGGGCTACCTGGAGCTGCCGCAGATCAACTACAAGCTGTCTGTGGAACATAAGACGCGGCCCAAGGTGGAACTGATGCCCAGGATGCGGCTG CTGCAGAGCCTGCTGGACACGCGCTGCGTGTACATCCTGGACTGTTGGTCCGACGTGTTCATCTGGCTCGGCCGCAAGTCCCCGCGCCTGGTGCGTGCTGCCGCTCTCAAGCTGGGCCAGGAGCTGTGCGGGATGCTGCACCGGCCGCGCCACGCCGTGGTCAGCCGCAGCCTCGAGGGCACCGAGGCGCAG GTGTTCAAGGCCAAGTTCAAGAACTGGGATGACGTGTTGACGGTGGACTACACGCGCAACGCGGAGGCCGTGCTGCAGGGCCCGGGACTCGCCGGGAAGGTGAAGCGCGACGCCGAAAAGAAAGACCAGATGAAGGCCGACCTCACGGCGCTCTTCCTGCCGCGGCAGCCGCCCATGGCGCTGGCCGAG GCCGAGCAGCTGATGGAGGAGTGGAACGAGGACCTGGACGGCATGGAGGGCTTCGTGCTCGAGGGCAAGAAGTTCGCGCGGCTGCCCGAGGAGGAGTTCGGCCACTTCCACACGCAGGACTGCTACGTCTTCCTGTGCAG GTATTGGGTCCCCGTGGAgtacgaggaggaggaggagaagaaggaagagaaggcgGCTGGGGCCGAGGGCAGAGAAGACGAGGAGGCGGCGGCCGAGGCGGAGGAGAAGCAGCCGGAGGAGGACTTCCAGTGCGTCGTGTACTTCTGGCAGGGCCGCGAAGCCTCCAACATGGGCTGGCTCACCTTCACCTTCAGCCTGCAGAAGAAGTTCGAGAGCCTCTTCCCGGGCAAGCTGGAG GTGGTACGCATGACCCAGCAGCAGGAGAACCCCAAGTTCCTGTCCCATTTCAAGAGGAAGTTCATCATCCACCGGGGCAAGAGGAAGGCAGCCCAGGGTGCCCTGCAACCCAGCCTCTACCAGATTCGCACCAACGGCAGTGCCCTCTGCACCCG GTGCATTCAGATCAACACTGACTCCAGCCTTCTCAACTCCGAGTTCTGCTTCATCCTCAAG GTTCCCTTTGAAAGCGAGGACAACCAGGGCATCGTGTACGCGTGGGTGGGCCGGGCCTCGGATCCCGACGAGGCCAAGCTGGCCGAGGATATCCTGAACACCATGTTTGATGCCTCCTACAGCAAGCAG GTCATCAACGAAGGAGAGGAGCCTGAGAACTTTTTCTGGGTGGGCATCGGGGCACAGAAGCCTTATGACGATGACGCAGAATACATGAAGCACACCCGGCTCTTCCG GTGCTCCAACGAGAAGGGCTACTTTGCAGTGACTGAGAAATGCTCTGACTTTTGCCAAGATGACCTGGCAGACGATGACATCATGTTGTTAGACAATGGCCAAGAG GTCTACATGTGGGTGGGGACCCAGACAAGCCAAGTGGAGATCAaactgagtctgaaggcctgccAG GTGTACATCCAGCACATGCGCTCCAAAGAGCACGAGCGTCCCCGCCGCCTGCGCCTGGTCCGCAAGGGCAACGAGCAGCACGCCTTCACCCGCTGCTTCCATGCCTGGGGCGCCTTCCGCCAGGCCCCGGCCTAG